The following proteins are co-located in the Synechococcales cyanobacterium T60_A2020_003 genome:
- a CDS encoding YncE family protein, protein MTAATNVQTANSAQDWRQVIDQWKQAIAHLKSITPEEERYVEAQTKIEEYTTYLAYAEANLRQTREGVSLKKTITGGLSPKSVVYSGNGLFFAQNMMYSHTIGIYNTEYQLIRTLDDQVNLADYGYSNYQGSYRGAPVEATFSHDGKWAWVSNYQMYGVGFNRPGDDVCSPSNNYDHSYVYRINTDTFAIEKVIQVGAVPKFLAASPDDRYVLVSNWCSYDLSVIETASDREIQRIPLGAYPRGIVVDPSSQVVYVAIMGSQDLAKVSLNDFSVEYIQGVGNAPRHVVIDPVEGRYLYVTLNGDSQVGRCCMKEGLRAGEAW, encoded by the coding sequence ATGACCGCAGCCACCAACGTCCAAACGGCAAACTCAGCTCAAGATTGGCGACAGGTCATCGATCAGTGGAAACAGGCGATCGCCCACCTCAAATCGATTACTCCCGAAGAAGAGCGCTACGTTGAAGCCCAAACCAAAATTGAAGAATACACGACATATCTCGCCTATGCCGAAGCCAACCTACGGCAAACCAGAGAAGGGGTCTCCCTAAAAAAGACCATTACCGGAGGACTTTCGCCTAAATCAGTAGTGTACTCAGGCAACGGTCTATTCTTCGCCCAAAATATGATGTATAGCCATACCATCGGCATCTACAACACCGAATATCAACTCATCCGCACCCTAGACGATCAAGTCAATCTAGCCGACTATGGCTACAGCAACTATCAAGGCAGCTATCGCGGCGCACCCGTCGAAGCCACCTTTTCCCATGATGGGAAATGGGCTTGGGTGAGCAACTACCAAATGTATGGGGTAGGGTTTAATCGGCCAGGAGATGACGTATGCAGCCCCAGCAATAACTATGACCACAGTTACGTGTACCGCATCAACACCGATACCTTCGCCATTGAGAAAGTTATCCAAGTAGGAGCCGTTCCCAAATTTCTTGCCGCATCCCCCGACGATCGCTACGTCCTCGTCAGCAATTGGTGTAGTTATGACTTGAGCGTGATCGAAACGGCTAGCGATCGCGAAATTCAGCGGATTCCGTTAGGGGCCTATCCACGCGGCATCGTCGTAGATCCATCCTCTCAGGTGGTCTATGTGGCCATCATGGGATCTCAAGATTTAGCAAAAGTATCCCTAAACGATTTTTCAGTGGAGTACATCCAGGGCGTAGGAAATGCACCCCGTCATGTGGTGATCGATCCCGTA